One Portunus trituberculatus isolate SZX2019 chromosome 45, ASM1759143v1, whole genome shotgun sequence DNA segment encodes these proteins:
- the LOC123519675 gene encoding protein argonaute-2-like isoform X1: protein MHRIPPGWGSHAPGPPGPPGPPTGPGGPPGPAGPPVPRPITLPPGPTPATGPITTIVAPAATTPAVATGTGISALLPPELPTFVAPRRPNLGREGRPITLRANHFQISMPRGYIHHYDVSIQPDKCPRKVNREIIETMVHAFPRIFGSLKPVFDGRSNLYTRDPLPIGNEKMELEVTLPGEGRDRVFKVAMKWLAQVNLYTLEEALEGRTRTIPYDAIQALDVVMRHLPSMTYTPVGRSFFSAPDGYYHPLGGGREVWFGFHQSVRPSQWKMMLNIDVSATAFYKAQAVIEFMCEVLDIREIGEQRKPLTDSQRVKFTKEIKGLKIEITHCGAMRRKYRVCNVTRRPAQMQSFPLQLENGQTVECTVAKYFLDKYKMKLRFPHLPCLQVGQEHKHTYLPLEVCNIVPGQRCIKKLTDMQTSTMIKATARSAPDREREINNLVRKADFNNDPYMQEFGLTISTAMMEVRGRVLPPPKLQYGGRTKQQALPNQGVWDMRGKQFFTGVEVRVWAVACFAPQRTVREDALRNFTQQLQKISNDAGMPIIGQPCFCKYANGPDQVEPMFRYLKSTFTGLQLVCVVLPGKTPVYAEVKRVGDTVLGMATQCVQAKNVNKTSPQTLSNLCLKINVKLGGINSILVPGIRPKVFNEPVIFLGADVTHPPAGDNKKPSIAAVVGSMDAHPSRYAATVRVQQHRQNGSTAQGQSASDGSRPRQLTFARTAHDEVIQELSSMVKELLIQFYKSTRFKPNRIILYRDGVSEGQFQTVLQHELTAMREACIKLEADYKPGITYIAVQKRHHTRLFCSDKKEQSGKSGNIPAGTTVDVGITHPTEFDFYLCSHQGIQGTSRPSHYHVLWDDNHFDSDELQCLTYQLCHTYVRCTRSVSIPAPAYYAHLVAFRARYHLVEKEHDSGEGSHQSGNSEDRTPSAMARAVTVHVDTNRVMYFA, encoded by the exons ATGCACAGAATCCCTCCTGGCTGGGGGAGTCATG cACCTGGTCCTCCTGGCCCTCCCGGCCCTCCCACGGGCCCGGGGGGACCCCCAGGACCAGCTGGCCCCCCAGTGCCCCGCCCCATCACCCTACCTCCGGGACCCACCCCTGCAACTGGACCAATAACAACCATAGTGGCGCCTGCTGCAACGACACCTGCTGTGGCCACTGGCACCGGAATATCAGCCCTGCTGCCCCCAGAGCTGCCAA CATTCGTGGCACCAAGAAGACCCAACCTTGGGCGGGAGGGTCGGCCCATCACCCTGAGGGCCAACCATTTCCAGATCTCCATGCCTAGGGGCTACATCCACCACTATGATGTCAGCATTCAGCCTGACAAGTGCCCCAGAAAAGTCAACAGGGAGATTATTGAGACTATGGTCCATGCATTTCCAAGGATCTTTGGCAGCTTGAAG cCTGTATTTGATGGAAGAAGCAATCTCTACACCAGAGACCCTTTGCCCATTGGGAATGAAAAAATGGAGCTGGAG GTGACACTGCCAGGGGAGGGCAGAGACAGGGTATTCAAGGTGGCCATGAAGTGGCTGGCACAGGTGAACCTCTATACCCTGGAAGAGGCACTGGAGGGCCGCACCAGGACCATCCCCTATGATGCCATCCAG GCGCTGGATGTGGTGATGCGCCACCTGCCCTCCATGACCTATACCCCGGTTGGTCGATCCTTCTTCTCGGCCCCAGACGGTTACTACCACCCGCTGGGGGGAGGGCGAGAGGTTTGGTTCGGCTTCCACCAGAGTGTCCGTCCCTCACAGTGGAAGATGATGCTCAATATTGATG TTTCAGCAACTGCATTCTACAAAGCCCAGGCAGTGATAGAGTTCATGTGTGAAGTCTTAGACATAAGGGAAATAGGAGAACAAAGGAAACCCCTTACTGACTCACAACGAGTGAAGTTCACCAAAGAAATCAAAGGACTCAAG ATTGAAATTACTCACTGTGGAGCTATGCGAAGAAAGTATCGTGTATGTAACGTCACTAGAAGACCTGCACAGATGCAGTC ATTCCCATTGCAGCTTGAAAATGGCCAGACTGTTGAGTGTACGGTGGCAAAGTATTTCCTCGACAAATACAAGATGAAACTCAGGTTTCCTCACCTACCGTGCTTGCAG GTTGGTCAAGAACACAAGCACACCTACCTCCCATTGGAGGTCTGCAACATTGTTCCTGGCCAGCGATGCATCAAGAAGCTAACTGACATGCAGACCTCCACAATGATCAAGGCCACTGCAAGATCTGCCcctgatagagaaagagaaattaacAATTTGGTTCGCAAGGCAGATTTTAATAATGACCCCTATATGCAAGAGTTTGGGCTGACCATTAGTACTGCAATGATGGAG GTGCGAGGGCGTGTCTTGCCACCCCCAAAGCTGCAGTATGGGGGACGTACCAAGCAACAAGCCTTACCCAACCAAGGCGTGTGGGACATGAGAGGCAAACAGTTCTTCACAGGGGTAGAGGTGCGGGTGTGGGCAGTGGCATGCTTTGCCCCACAGCGCACTGTCCGGGAGGACGCGCTTCGCAACTTTACACAGCAGCTACAGAAAATCAGTAATGATGCAG GGATGCCTATCATTGGGCAGCCTTGTTTTTGTAAGTATGCCAATGGGCCTGACCAAGTTGAGCCCATGTTCCGGTACCTGAAGAGCACCTTCACTGGTCTGcagctggtgtgtgtggtgctgccTGGCAAGACTCCAGTCTATG CTGAAGTGAAGCGGGTTGGGGACACTGTGCTTGGTATGGCCACCCAGTGTGTACAGGCCAAGAATGTGAATAAAACGTCTCCACAAACCTTGTCAAACCTCTGCCTCAAGATTAATGTCAAGTTGGGAGGCATCAACTCCATTCTAGTCCCAGGCATCAG ACCGAAGGTGTTCAATGAGCCAGTCATATTCCTTGGTGCTGATGTTACTCACCCTCCGGCGGGTGACAACAAGAAACCGTCCATTGCTGCTGTGGTGGGATCCATGGATGCTCACCCGTCACGTTACGCTGCAACTGTTCGAGTGCAGCAACACAGACAG AATGGATCAACAGCACAAGGCCAAAGTGCCAGTGATGGCTCGCGACCCAGACAACTGACTTTCGCAAGGACAGCGCATGAT GAGGTCATTCAAGAACTGTCCTCCATGGTAAAGGAGCTGCTCATACAGTTCTACAAGTCCACAAGATTCAAGCCCAACAGGATAATTTTGTACCGTGATGGTGTGAGCGAGGGACAGTTCCAGACTGTGTTGCAGCATGAGCTCACAGCCATGAGAGAAGCCTGCATCAAGCTAGAGGCTGACTACAAGCCAGGCATAACCTACATTGCTGTACAGAAGAGACATCATACCAG GTTGTTCTGTTCAGACAAGAAGGAACAGAGTGGCAAGAGTGGCAACATTCCTGCAGGTACCACAGTGGATGTTGGCATTACACATCCAACAGAATTTGACTTCTACTTATGTTCCCATCAGGGTATTCAG GGCACGAGTCGACCCAGCCATTACCATGTCCTGTGGGATGACAACCACTTTGACAGTGATGAGCTCCAGTGTCTGACTTACCAGCTGTGTCACACCTATGTCAGGTGCACCCGCTCCGTCTCAATACCTGCTCCAGCCTACTATGCTCACCTGGTGGCCTTCAGGGCTCGCTATCATCTCGTCGAGAAGGAGCATGACAG TGGTGAGGGTTCTCACCAGTCAGGCAACAGTGAAGACCGCACTCCTTCGGCCATGGCTCGGGCTGTTACAGTACATGTGGACACCAATAGGGTCATGTACTTTGCTTAA
- the LOC123519675 gene encoding protein argonaute-2-like isoform X3, which produces MTKAPGPPGPPGPPTGPGGPPGPAGPPVPRPITLPPGPTPATGPITTIVAPAATTPAVATGTGISALLPPELPTFVAPRRPNLGREGRPITLRANHFQISMPRGYIHHYDVSIQPDKCPRKVNREIIETMVHAFPRIFGSLKPVFDGRSNLYTRDPLPIGNEKMELEVTLPGEGRDRVFKVAMKWLAQVNLYTLEEALEGRTRTIPYDAIQALDVVMRHLPSMTYTPVGRSFFSAPDGYYHPLGGGREVWFGFHQSVRPSQWKMMLNIDVSATAFYKAQAVIEFMCEVLDIREIGEQRKPLTDSQRVKFTKEIKGLKIEITHCGAMRRKYRVCNVTRRPAQMQSFPLQLENGQTVECTVAKYFLDKYKMKLRFPHLPCLQVGQEHKHTYLPLEVCNIVPGQRCIKKLTDMQTSTMIKATARSAPDREREINNLVRKADFNNDPYMQEFGLTISTAMMEVRGRVLPPPKLQYGGRTKQQALPNQGVWDMRGKQFFTGVEVRVWAVACFAPQRTVREDALRNFTQQLQKISNDAGMPIIGQPCFCKYANGPDQVEPMFRYLKSTFTGLQLVCVVLPGKTPVYAEVKRVGDTVLGMATQCVQAKNVNKTSPQTLSNLCLKINVKLGGINSILVPGIRPKVFNEPVIFLGADVTHPPAGDNKKPSIAAVVGSMDAHPSRYAATVRVQQHRQNGSTAQGQSASDGSRPRQLTFARTAHDEVIQELSSMVKELLIQFYKSTRFKPNRIILYRDGVSEGQFQTVLQHELTAMREACIKLEADYKPGITYIAVQKRHHTRLFCSDKKEQSGKSGNIPAGTTVDVGITHPTEFDFYLCSHQGIQGTSRPSHYHVLWDDNHFDSDELQCLTYQLCHTYVRCTRSVSIPAPAYYAHLVAFRARYHLVEKEHDSGEGSHQSGNSEDRTPSAMARAVTVHVDTNRVMYFA; this is translated from the exons ATGACAAAAG cACCTGGTCCTCCTGGCCCTCCCGGCCCTCCCACGGGCCCGGGGGGACCCCCAGGACCAGCTGGCCCCCCAGTGCCCCGCCCCATCACCCTACCTCCGGGACCCACCCCTGCAACTGGACCAATAACAACCATAGTGGCGCCTGCTGCAACGACACCTGCTGTGGCCACTGGCACCGGAATATCAGCCCTGCTGCCCCCAGAGCTGCCAA CATTCGTGGCACCAAGAAGACCCAACCTTGGGCGGGAGGGTCGGCCCATCACCCTGAGGGCCAACCATTTCCAGATCTCCATGCCTAGGGGCTACATCCACCACTATGATGTCAGCATTCAGCCTGACAAGTGCCCCAGAAAAGTCAACAGGGAGATTATTGAGACTATGGTCCATGCATTTCCAAGGATCTTTGGCAGCTTGAAG cCTGTATTTGATGGAAGAAGCAATCTCTACACCAGAGACCCTTTGCCCATTGGGAATGAAAAAATGGAGCTGGAG GTGACACTGCCAGGGGAGGGCAGAGACAGGGTATTCAAGGTGGCCATGAAGTGGCTGGCACAGGTGAACCTCTATACCCTGGAAGAGGCACTGGAGGGCCGCACCAGGACCATCCCCTATGATGCCATCCAG GCGCTGGATGTGGTGATGCGCCACCTGCCCTCCATGACCTATACCCCGGTTGGTCGATCCTTCTTCTCGGCCCCAGACGGTTACTACCACCCGCTGGGGGGAGGGCGAGAGGTTTGGTTCGGCTTCCACCAGAGTGTCCGTCCCTCACAGTGGAAGATGATGCTCAATATTGATG TTTCAGCAACTGCATTCTACAAAGCCCAGGCAGTGATAGAGTTCATGTGTGAAGTCTTAGACATAAGGGAAATAGGAGAACAAAGGAAACCCCTTACTGACTCACAACGAGTGAAGTTCACCAAAGAAATCAAAGGACTCAAG ATTGAAATTACTCACTGTGGAGCTATGCGAAGAAAGTATCGTGTATGTAACGTCACTAGAAGACCTGCACAGATGCAGTC ATTCCCATTGCAGCTTGAAAATGGCCAGACTGTTGAGTGTACGGTGGCAAAGTATTTCCTCGACAAATACAAGATGAAACTCAGGTTTCCTCACCTACCGTGCTTGCAG GTTGGTCAAGAACACAAGCACACCTACCTCCCATTGGAGGTCTGCAACATTGTTCCTGGCCAGCGATGCATCAAGAAGCTAACTGACATGCAGACCTCCACAATGATCAAGGCCACTGCAAGATCTGCCcctgatagagaaagagaaattaacAATTTGGTTCGCAAGGCAGATTTTAATAATGACCCCTATATGCAAGAGTTTGGGCTGACCATTAGTACTGCAATGATGGAG GTGCGAGGGCGTGTCTTGCCACCCCCAAAGCTGCAGTATGGGGGACGTACCAAGCAACAAGCCTTACCCAACCAAGGCGTGTGGGACATGAGAGGCAAACAGTTCTTCACAGGGGTAGAGGTGCGGGTGTGGGCAGTGGCATGCTTTGCCCCACAGCGCACTGTCCGGGAGGACGCGCTTCGCAACTTTACACAGCAGCTACAGAAAATCAGTAATGATGCAG GGATGCCTATCATTGGGCAGCCTTGTTTTTGTAAGTATGCCAATGGGCCTGACCAAGTTGAGCCCATGTTCCGGTACCTGAAGAGCACCTTCACTGGTCTGcagctggtgtgtgtggtgctgccTGGCAAGACTCCAGTCTATG CTGAAGTGAAGCGGGTTGGGGACACTGTGCTTGGTATGGCCACCCAGTGTGTACAGGCCAAGAATGTGAATAAAACGTCTCCACAAACCTTGTCAAACCTCTGCCTCAAGATTAATGTCAAGTTGGGAGGCATCAACTCCATTCTAGTCCCAGGCATCAG ACCGAAGGTGTTCAATGAGCCAGTCATATTCCTTGGTGCTGATGTTACTCACCCTCCGGCGGGTGACAACAAGAAACCGTCCATTGCTGCTGTGGTGGGATCCATGGATGCTCACCCGTCACGTTACGCTGCAACTGTTCGAGTGCAGCAACACAGACAG AATGGATCAACAGCACAAGGCCAAAGTGCCAGTGATGGCTCGCGACCCAGACAACTGACTTTCGCAAGGACAGCGCATGAT GAGGTCATTCAAGAACTGTCCTCCATGGTAAAGGAGCTGCTCATACAGTTCTACAAGTCCACAAGATTCAAGCCCAACAGGATAATTTTGTACCGTGATGGTGTGAGCGAGGGACAGTTCCAGACTGTGTTGCAGCATGAGCTCACAGCCATGAGAGAAGCCTGCATCAAGCTAGAGGCTGACTACAAGCCAGGCATAACCTACATTGCTGTACAGAAGAGACATCATACCAG GTTGTTCTGTTCAGACAAGAAGGAACAGAGTGGCAAGAGTGGCAACATTCCTGCAGGTACCACAGTGGATGTTGGCATTACACATCCAACAGAATTTGACTTCTACTTATGTTCCCATCAGGGTATTCAG GGCACGAGTCGACCCAGCCATTACCATGTCCTGTGGGATGACAACCACTTTGACAGTGATGAGCTCCAGTGTCTGACTTACCAGCTGTGTCACACCTATGTCAGGTGCACCCGCTCCGTCTCAATACCTGCTCCAGCCTACTATGCTCACCTGGTGGCCTTCAGGGCTCGCTATCATCTCGTCGAGAAGGAGCATGACAG TGGTGAGGGTTCTCACCAGTCAGGCAACAGTGAAGACCGCACTCCTTCGGCCATGGCTCGGGCTGTTACAGTACATGTGGACACCAATAGGGTCATGTACTTTGCTTAA